The segment AGCGCTTACCAAGCGCTCCTGGAACGACACCGACGTCAGCACCCCGCCCCCGGGGATAGATGAGGAGAGCCATGGGCACCCTGTCCACGCCCGTCCCGGCAGAACGCAAACAGCCCAGCCATGAGGCGAGCAGAGTGGCCCTCGTGGGGGTCCACGGCTTCGGCGCGCACCACCTGCAGAACCTCGAAAGGCTCCAGGCCAACGGCGTCGTGCGCCTTGTTGCCGTAGCCGACCCGAATCCGCCTGCCCCCGGGCGCTTCCGCCCGGAACTGCTGTCTTCAGCAACTTGGACGATCTTCTGGCGGGAACCCCCGCGCTGGACCTGGTCATTGTGGCCACACCCATCCAGACGCACGCACAGCTCGCCCTCACAACGCTTCCCCAAGCCGATCTGTACCTCGAGAAGCCTCCGGTCGCTTCGCTCGCCGACTTCAATCGTTTGCAGGAAGCCGCCACTGCGGCCGGCAGGAGCGTCCAGGTCGGCTTCCAGAGCCTCGGATCCCGCGGCCTCCAGGCCATTGAGGAACTGCTTGCGGCGGGAGAGATCGGCTCTCTTCTGGGCATCTCGGCCACCGGGCGTTGGGTGCGTGACCGCGCCTATTACAAGCGCTCCCGCTGGGCGGGCAAACGCAGCCTGGACGGCATCGACGTTGTTGACGGGGTGGCGACCAACCCGCTGGCACACGCCATCGCCACCGCGCTGAGGATCGCCGGGGCACGGACCGTGGACGATCTTGCCTCCGTGGAAACAGACCTGTACCGCGCCAATGACATCGAATCCGACGACACCTCCGTGATCCGGATCCGCACAGCCACGGGCCTGCCCATCACGTGCGCGCTCACGCTCTGCGCCGCCGAATCGTTGGAACCGTACATCACCCTGCAGGGCAGCGACGGCAAGGCGGTGTTCCACTACACCGAAGACCGCCTCACAATCAGCTCTGCCGCCGGGACGCGCGAAACGGTCTACAGCCGGGTGGACCTCACCGAGGACCTGCTGGAGCATCGTCGCCTGGAGCGCTCGACGCCGGGTCCCGCAACCGGCGCGCCGCTCATCAGCCCGCTCGCGGACAGCGGCGCCTTCATGCAGGTCCTGGAGGCCATCCGCACCGCAGAATCTCCCGCATTGATCCCGGAGAAGTACGTCACCTGGGAGGGCGAGGGTGATGCAGCCCGCGCGGTGATCGACGGAATCGAAGACGCCCTGGAACGCGCGACGGCGGCGCACGCCACCTTCAGCGAACTTGGCTTGCCGTGGGCGCGGCCAGCCGTCGACGCCGGAAGGCCGCTCTTGAGCCTGCCCGACGGCGGTGAGCCCTGCGCCCCTGCGATAAAGACCGGCCAGGCCGCTGTCGTCTTGGCAACCCTGCAGAGCGGTGCCGGCCTGGCCGCCCGGCTCTCCCCGCGGCCCTATCTGCACCCGGTCCGCACACTCGCCGGAGTCAAGGTCACCGACCATCTGCCCGCCGACCACCCCTGGCATCTTGGCGCGGGATTCGCCTTGCAGGATGTGAACGGCAGCAATTTCTGGGGCGGCAAGACGTACACCCGCGCTGCCGGCCGTTACGAAGAACGGCAAGACCACGGCCGCATCATCGAACGCTCCACAATGTCCGTGGCAGGCCTGCTGGAGCAGAAATTGAGCTGGCAGGCACCGGACGGCGCCGAACTTCTCCGCGAACGCCGCACCACCCGGTCCAGGCTGCTTGACCACCGCACGTGGCAACTGGAGCTACGAACAGAACTGACCGCCGTCGTCGACTCCTCGCTCGGCAGCCCCGGCTCCAACGGCGCCCGCGGAAGCGGCTACGGCGGCTTCTTCTGGCGCTTGCCTGCGTACGCCGGGGCAGAAGTCTTCACAGCGGAGAGGGCCGGTGAACCCCAAGTCCACGGCTTGGCGTCGCCGTGGCTGGCCTGGGCCGCGGACTTTCCAGAAGGCCCCGCCACTCTGGTGTTCGCCGGCCCGGCTGAGGCACAGGATCCATGGTTCGTCCGGATGGCGGATTACCCGGCAGTGGGTTCGGCCGTGGCCTGGGACCGGCCAGTGGAGCTCGGCGCAGGTGAATCCTTGCTCCGCTCCTTCACCGTGTGGATCGTCGACGCCAAGTTGTCTCCGGCCGAGGTCGCCGAGCTGACGGCAGGTAGGGCTTCCGCTGCAGGATAGGCACGCAGAAAGGCGGGGGCTCAGTTCAGTTCAAACTGAGCCCCCGCCGTTTGCGTAGGGTGTCTAGGCCGAAGTTACGAAGGCCTTCTGCCCGGATTTGTTGTGTTTCCGGGCGGAAGGCCTCTTTTCTGCCGGAATGTGTAGACAGAATATTGGGCGAGTCATACCCGATACTTGAGGAAAATCACGCTATTGTCTTGGTATGACTCAGCGAGACATGCCTGTTCACGTAGTCAGAGTTCGGAAGTCCCACACGGACAAGCACGGCCAGGTCCGTGACTACCGGTCGGCCTACCTGCGCCGGACCTTCCGCCAGGAAGGCAAGGTCCGCAATGAGACCGTGGCCAACCTCTCTGCCCTGCCCGAGCACGTGGTCGATCTGATCGAGGCCGGGCTCAAGGGCGAACAGCTCGTTCCGGCCGGCAGCGCTGCCACGGTGACACGGTCCCTGCCGCACGGGCACGTCGCCGCGGTGGCCGCGCAGGCCGGGGCGCTGGGGTTCCCGGGACTGCTGGGCCCGGCCTCGAAGCAGCGGGACCTGGCCCTGGCCCTGATCATCGCCAGGGTGTGCCGTCCTGGTTCGAAGCTGGCCACGACCCGGTGGTGGGCGGACACGACATTGGCCCAGGACCTCGGGGTGGACGGTGCCGGCACGGACGAGGTCTACGCGGCGATGGACTGGCTGGCGGCCCGGCAGCAGGGCATCGAAAAGACCCTGGCCACCAGGCACCTGTCCCCGGAGGCGAACCCGAAGAAGCTGGCGTTGTTCGACCTGTCCTCCTCCTGGGTCACCGGGCACCACTGCGAGCTGGCCGCCCGGGGCTATTCCCGCGACGGGAAGAAGGGCCTGCCGCAGATCGAATACGGGCTGCTCACCGAGCCGGACGGCCGGCCCGTCGCGGTCCGGGTCGTGGCCGGGAACACCGCGGACCCGGCCGCGTTCGAAGCTATCGCCCAGGAAATGAAGACGACCTTCGGGCTTCAGGAAATGGTCATGGTCGGGGACCGCGGAATGATCACCTCGGCCCGTATCGCCGCGCTGAAGGAACTCGGCGGCCTCGGCTGGGTCACGGCGCTGCGGGCCCCGTCTATCAAGGCCCTGGCCGCCGATGACGGGCCCCTGCAGATGTCCCTGTTCGATGAAACGAACCTGGCCGAGATCACCCACCCGGACTATCCCGGCGAACGGCTCATCGCCTGCCGCAACCCGGCCCTGGCCGCCGAACGAACCCGCAAACGCCGCGAGCTGCTCGAGGCCAC is part of the Arthrobacter ramosus genome and harbors:
- a CDS encoding IS1634 family transposase, whose product is MPVHVVRVRKSHTDKHGQVRDYRSAYLRRTFRQEGKVRNETVANLSALPEHVVDLIEAGLKGEQLVPAGSAATVTRSLPHGHVAAVAAQAGALGFPGLLGPASKQRDLALALIIARVCRPGSKLATTRWWADTTLAQDLGVDGAGTDEVYAAMDWLAARQQGIEKTLATRHLSPEANPKKLALFDLSSSWVTGHHCELAARGYSRDGKKGLPQIEYGLLTEPDGRPVAVRVVAGNTADPAAFEAIAQEMKTTFGLQEMVMVGDRGMITSARIAALKELGGLGWVTALRAPSIKALAADDGPLQMSLFDETNLAEITHPDYPGERLIACRNPALAAERTRKRRELLEATDAELAKIAAAAEAGRIRGAGKIGVRAGKVIGKYNMEKHYTLTIEDNAFGYARNEEQIRAEAALDGIYIIRTSVGAAAMDAARVVATYKSLAGVERDFRSIKSIDLSLRPIHHWTETRVRAHVFICMLAAYLVWHLRRAWAPLTFTDEDRPAPADPVAPANRSEAADKKASTRTSSDGHPAYSFRALLEHLGTLTRNDIRYGTAQDLPVIPTLAIPTPIQRQAFDLIGEPIPIHIK